The proteins below are encoded in one region of Saccopteryx leptura isolate mSacLep1 chromosome 1, mSacLep1_pri_phased_curated, whole genome shotgun sequence:
- the CD5 gene encoding T-cell surface glycoprotein CD5 encodes MESQPPLLAALCLLGVMVIPCLGRSHWEDSGFQLRLGGSYSKCQGQLEVYLSGVWHTVDSQSWSQRTNSREGLRQASQVCGKLSCGNALIFDHIAHFHSPQNHVTCLGQVGSFSNCSFTTAGQKEPLSLICLEPQKTTPPPTRPPPTTTPEPTAPPRLQLVPGPQGLRCAGVVEFYRGSLGGTIRYKDEDGLEILGHRICQALQCGSFLKPLREDEATRIHAPGGSRPLPIRWKIQNASRYPLEQCFSRVQPWEDGRPLALVCADFQPKVQSRLVGGSDVCAGSVEVRQGRQWETLCHSSAARGAARWQEVCQQQRCGNVTSYQVQDVGEKTSRGLSCPWERLSQCYQLQEKTSHCKRVSVTCQDRKQAGLGAGTVMSIILALVLLAVLLVMCGPLAYKKLVKKFRQKKQRQWIGPTAMNQNMSFHRDHATTVRRSQVENAPGSHEENEYSQPPRNSQVSAYPALEGALHRVSTQPDNSSDSDYDLHGAQRL; translated from the exons TCATTCCCTGCCTCGGAAGGTCCCACTGGGAGGACTCAG GGTTCCAGCTGAGACTAGGAGGCTCCTACTCAAAGTGCCAGGGTCAGCTGGAGGTCTACCTGTCTGGCGTGTGGCACACGGTGGACAGCCAGAGCTGGAGCCAAAGAACTAACAGCCGGGAGGGACTCAGGCAGGCCTCCCAGGTCTGCGGGAAGCTGAGCTGCGGGAACGCCTTGATCTTCGATCACATCGCTCACTTCCACAGCCCTCAGAACCACGTCACCTGCCTCGGCCAAGTGGGGTCCTTCTCCAACTGCAGCTTCACCACGGCCGGCCAGAAGGAGCCGCTGAGCCTGATCTGCCTAG AGCCACAGAAGACAACCCCACCTCCCACAAGGCCACCACCCACAACCACTCCAGAACCTACAG cTCCTCCCCGGCTGCAGCTGGTGCCAGGGCCCCAGGGCCTTCGGTGCGCAGGCGTGGTGGAATTCTACAGGGGCAGCCTGGGTGGCACCATCAGGTACAAAGATGAGGACGGCTTGGAGATCCTGGGGCACCGCATCTGTCAGGCCCTCCAGTGTGGCTCCTTCCTGAAGCCCCTGCGGGAAGACGAGGCAACCAGGATCCACGCCCCCGGGGGAAGCAGGCCCTTGCCCATCCGATGGAAGATCCAGAATGCGAGCCGGTACCCCCTGGAGCAGTGCTTCAGCAGGGTCCAGCCCTGGGAGGACGGCCGCCCTCTCGCCCTTGTCTGTGCCG ATTTCCAGCCCAAGGTGCAGAGCCGCCTGGTGGGGGGCAGCGACGTGTGTGCAGGCTCCGTGGAGGTGCGCCAGGGCAGGCAGTGGGAAACCCTCTGCCACAGCTCCGCGGCCAGGGGCGCAGCGCGGTGGCAGGAGGTGTGCCAGCAGCAGCGGTGCGGCAACGTCACCTCCTACCAGGTGCAGGACGTCGGCGAGAAGACCTCCCGGGGGCTCTCGTGCCCCTGGGAGAGGCTGTCCCAGTGCTACCAGCTCCAGGAGAAAACCAGCCACTGCAAGAGGGTGTCTGTCACAT gcCAGGATCGAAAGCAGGCGGGCCTGGGCGCAGGCACCGTGATGAGCATCATCCTGGCCCTCGTGCTCCTGGCCGTGCTGCTGGTCATGTGTGGCCCTCTCGCTTACAAGAAGCTGGTGAAGAAAT TCCGCCAGAAGAAGCAGCGCCAGTGGATTGGCCCGACGGCAATGAACCAGAACA TGTCCTTCCATCGCGATCACGCAACGACGGTGCGCCGGTCCCAGGTTGAGAACGCCCCAGGCTCGCACGAGGAGAATGAGTACAGCCAGCCGCCCAGGAACTCCCAGGTCTCGGCTTATCCAG CTCTGGAAGGGGCCCTGCACCGTGTCTCCACCCAGCCCGATAACTCCTCTGACAGTGACTACGACCTGCACGGGGCTCAGAGGCTGTGA